A window from Calliopsis andreniformis isolate RMS-2024a chromosome 7, iyCalAndr_principal, whole genome shotgun sequence encodes these proteins:
- the LOC143181493 gene encoding PR domain zinc finger protein 14-like — MYLKPCLPRPPDIPNNAAPPAFNPGLGCSSDPRLLFQGTSTWVPETDKPYMCSSCGKGYTHIFTLNRHRRTVCGKIRNTSGKWKCPRCTRSYVTEGNLVRHVRFECGVRRKFCCIFCNRKFTQRCSLIRHLRNFHNESFDSSAAAVPQEYPPMNACHVDVKAAEDSRV; from the coding sequence ATGTACCTGAAGCCTTGCCTGCCCCGACCACCTGACATCCCGAATAACGCGGCACCACCTGCCTTCAACCCTGGCCTGGGCTGCTCCAGCGACCCCAGGCTGCTTTTTCAAGGCACCTCGACCTGGGTGCCCGAGACCGACAAGCCGTACATGTGCTCGAGCTGCGGCAAGGGGTACACCCACATCTTCACGCTGAACCGCCACCGTCGCACTGTGTGCGGCAAGATCAGGAACACCAGCGGCAAGTGGAAGTGTCCACGGTGCACCAGGTCGTACGTCACCGAGGGGAACCTGGTGCGCCACGTGAGGTTCGAGTGCGGCGTCAGGAGGAAATTCTGCTGCATCTTCTGCAACAGGAAGTTCACGCAGCGCTGCAGCCTGATCCGACACCTGAGGAACTTCCACAACGAGAGCTTCGACAGCAGCGCCGCCGCGGTCCCGCAGGAGTACCCGCCAATGAACGCGTGCCACGTGGACGTGAAGGCTGCGGAGGACTCCCGAGTGTGA
- the LOC143181503 gene encoding uncharacterized protein LOC143181503 isoform X1 has translation MLLVLAFGIGLRDSGGGWAAGCGTLAMLCEEEKGLLFCDLLPRDIWRRCKDELLCLKCARKYSDWRSLRKHMNFFCQMEPRYPCPRCTHRARIPTLLKYHMVREHATDVSVKEIYDLPSY, from the exons ATGCTACTGGTGTTGGCGTTTGGAATTGGTCTTCGAGATTCGGGGGGCGGTTGGGCCGCGGGCTGCGGGACACTCGCGATGTTGTGCGAAGAAG AGAAGGGGCTGCTGTTCTGCGACCTCCTGCCCCGCGATATTTGGCGACGCTGCAAGGATGAGCTGCTCTGCCTCAAGTGCGCCAGGAAGTATAGTGATTGGAGGAGCTTGAGGAAGCACATGAATTTTTTCTGTCAAATGGAGCCTCGCTACCCCTGCCCTCGCTGCACCCACAGGGCCAGGATTCCCACCCTGCTGAAGTACCACATGGTTCGTGAGCACGCTACCGATGTGTCTGTTAAAGAGATCTACGATCTTCCCTCGTATTAA
- the LOC143181503 gene encoding uncharacterized protein LOC143181503 isoform X2 yields MLLVLAFGIGLRDSGGGWAAGCGTLAMLCEEEKGLLFCDLLPRDIWRRCKDELLCLKCARKYSDWRSLRKHMNFFCQMEPRYPCPRCTHRARIPTLLKYHMVARVTTWTSR; encoded by the exons ATGCTACTGGTGTTGGCGTTTGGAATTGGTCTTCGAGATTCGGGGGGCGGTTGGGCCGCGGGCTGCGGGACACTCGCGATGTTGTGCGAAGAAG AGAAGGGGCTGCTGTTCTGCGACCTCCTGCCCCGCGATATTTGGCGACGCTGCAAGGATGAGCTGCTCTGCCTCAAGTGCGCCAGGAAGTATAGTGATTGGAGGAGCTTGAGGAAGCACATGAATTTTTTCTGTCAAATGGAGCCTCGCTACCCCTGCCCTCGCTGCACCCACAGGGCCAGGATTCCCACCCTGCTGAAGTACCACATG GTGGCTCGTGTCACCACTTGGACGAGCCGGTAG
- the LOC143181507 gene encoding uncharacterized protein LOC143181507: MSEGAPAMSYPVHKRHMCSFCKKVFPLKNLLRRHVQFGCKMNPRNAQFACSLCPYKSTYKANMERHVRNVHQTGVLKFRCDLCNFRSNYSFCVRRHMKTFHHVSDAPVKQ, encoded by the coding sequence ATGTCTGAGGGCGCCCCAGCCATGTCCTATCCAGTGCACAAGCGTCACATGTGCAGCTTCTGCAAGAAGGTCTTCCCCCTGAAGAACTTGCTGAGGAGGCACGTGCAGTTCGGCTGCAAGATGAACCCTCGGAACGCGCAGTTCGCCTGCTCCCTGTGCCCCTACAAAAGCACCTACAAGGCCAACATGGAGAGGCACGTGAGGAACGTTCACCAAACAGGCGTGCTCAAATTCCGCTGTGATCTGTGCAACTTCCGCAGTAACTACTCTTTCTGCGTGCGCAGGCACATGAAGACGTTCCATCATGTCTCTGACGCGCCTGTTAAACAATAA
- the LOC143181855 gene encoding uncharacterized protein LOC143181855 translates to MKRIERPSCRDRLYAFYNHILARSGYIIAAICRVAGAEVLCKSPRNVIKHSTRLPSASTSLCISFDCRAFGYPTSRAILLKASRFFQEDQVVAANRGKFINCALILCVALQEHLHVRPGEQARSRGRVLAAASSREPRCQGEEFCLRRLRQSLCSPEVSVAAPEVRVCQRQTEVHVQRLLI, encoded by the exons ATGAAGAGGATCGAG CGTCCCTCCTGTCGCGACCGTTTGTATGCATTTTATAACCATATACTCGCTCGTAGTGGATATATCATAGCCGCCATTTGTCGAGTCGCAGGTGCTGAGGTACTTTGTAAATCCCCTAGGAACGTAATAAAACATTCAACACGTTTACCTAGCGCATCAACAAGCCTCTGTATTTCCTTTGACTGTCGAGCGTTCGGCTACCCCACCTCCCGCGCCATTTTGCTTAAAGCTTCGAGATTTTTTCAGGAGGACCAGGTCGTCGCGGCGAACCGAGGGAAATTCATTAATTGTGCATTGAT CCTTTGTGTGGCCTTACAAGAGCATCTACACGTTCGACCAGGCGAACAGGCTCGCTCGAGGGGGCGAGTACTTGCAGCAGCATCCTCGAGGGAGCCCCGATGCCAGGGAGAGGAGTTTTGTTTGCGTCGACTGCGGCAAAGCCTATGCAGTCCAGAGGTCTCTGTGGCGGCACCGGAAGTTCGAGTGTGTCAACGCCAAACCGAAGTTCACGTGCAACGCCTGCTCATATGA
- the LOC143181494 gene encoding uncharacterized protein LOC143181494 — protein MVLLSCVSQVLVKISARGELRTRQQFSKRFVLDVTLDFVHAGTTGLDCVPRSISHCPLFALVTPNLSIIGPRLAVKYVCKPCGKTYKWKKNLVRHERQECGKQPHRCDFCNRVMNLKDSLIRHLREKHGQDVRVGRRVPQEVDPLSLDNFFVDPVDNESD, from the exons ATGGTTCTTCTTTCTTGTGTCTCACAAGTGTTAGTTAAAATTTCTGCGAGGGGTGAGCTACGAACACGCCAGCAGTTCTCGAAACGCTTCGTGTTGGACGTCACTCTGGACTTCGTCCACGCTGGGACGACAG GTCTCGACTGTGTTCCCCGATCGATTTCCCACTGTCCTCTGTTCGCTTTGGTGACACCAAACCTCTCGATTATCGGACCACGCCTTG CCGTGAAGTACGTCTGCAAGCCCTGCGGCAAGACCTACAAGTGGAAGAAGAACTTAGTCCGCCACGAGCGCCAGGAGTGTGGGAAGCAGCCTCATCGCTGCGACTTCTGTAACCGAGTGATGAACCTGAAGGACAGCCTGATCCGCCATTTGCGAGAAAAACATGGTCAAGACGTGCGTGTCGGAAGACGAGTGCCACAGGAAGTGGACCCCCTCAGCCTGGACAATTTCTTCGTCGACCCAGTGGACAACGAGAGCGACTGA
- the LOC143181431 gene encoding uncharacterized protein LOC143181431 yields the protein MLYNTKCIEALVELILHLDVSTLPLYLLLVDVDQSYTIALKGLFRSLPFDPRDFRLRYLAGSSKPRRMYPCGKCQKIYSNASSLYRHLKLECGMLPQFHCPYCRFSSKRKFNLNSHVAHKHLKLLKCYVDKMLSVAVTLSMLKNKMVQALNCVFLAIFGVSLGLEAKVQQRVSGLSEFHLDRRYRVSSSLWKPFPCKRCDRSYKNKSSLNRHVQYECGKEKQFVCPLCQKKFLQKCSLNNHIIAIHRI from the exons ATGCTCTACAAC ACTAAATGCATCGAAGC GCTCGTCGAATTAATCCTGCACCTGGATGTAAGTACGCTCCCCCTGTATCTCCTTCTTGTGGATGTCGATCAGTCCTACACGATAGCCTTAAAGGGGCTGTTTAGGTCGTTGCCCTTCGACCCTCGAG ATTTTCGGCTCCGCTACCTGGCTGGGAGCAGCAAGCCGCGGAGGATGTACCCCTGTGGAAAGTGCCAGAAGATCTACTCGAACGCCTCCTCCCTCTACCGCCACCTGAAGCTCGAGTGTGGGATGCTGCCACAGTTCCACTGCCCCTACTGTCGCTTCAGCTCCAAGAGGAAGTTCAACCTGAACTCGCACGTGGCGCACAAGCACCTGAAGCTGCTCAAGTGTTACGTGGACAA AATGCTCTCTGTCGCTGTGACCCTGTCGATGCTGAAGAATAAAATGGTCCAGGCATTGAACTGTGTCTTTCTTGCCATTTTCGGGGTTTCTCTGGGTCTCGAGGCGAAAGTTCAGCAGAGGGTTTCAGGCCTCTCAGAGTTCCACTTAGATAGAC GGTACCGCGTTAGCAGCTCGCTGTGGAAACCGTTCCCCTGTAAGCGTTGCGATCGTAGTTACAAGAACAAAAGCTCCCTGAACCGACACGTGCAATACGAGTGCGGAAAGGAGAAGCAATTCGTTTGCCCCCTCTGCCAGAAGAAGTTCCTCCAAAAGTGTAGCCTGAACAACCACATTATCGCCATTCACAGAATATAA